A window of the Cytophagaceae bacterium genome harbors these coding sequences:
- a CDS encoding beta-glucosidase, whose product MEFGKLKEKNFPKDFTWGVATSAYQTEGAWKSDGKGLSIWDAFTNHKRFKNGNGNIATDFYSQYKEDIKLIKALNLKAFRFSISWTRIFPEGVGTYNPSGVDFYHKVIDYCLKKGIEPWITLYHWDLPLALEEKGGWTNREILDWFSGYVDFCTKEYGSKVKNWIVLNEPMSFVGLGYFMGLHAPARKGLKNFLPAAHHAALCQAIGGRIVRRNIPEAYIGTTFSCSVVSPKNFWPPHIKAARRMDALLNRFFIEPALGLGYPTEVIPGLNRIDKYFQAGDEELLKFDFDFIGIQYYFRIVAQFSLLPPILFANEIPANKRNVKTSPLGMEIYPKGLMKMLKQFSSYKNVKDIYVTELGVCFDEKLSGGKLEDDNRVKYIKKSLKICRRAISKGIRLKGVFLWTLVDNFEWADGIKPRFGLIYNNFKTQKRTIKKSGYWIQEFLKK is encoded by the coding sequence ATGGAATTCGGTAAATTAAAAGAGAAGAACTTTCCAAAAGATTTTACCTGGGGCGTGGCAACTTCGGCGTACCAGACTGAGGGAGCCTGGAAAAGCGATGGCAAAGGCTTGTCGATTTGGGATGCATTTACCAACCATAAAAGATTTAAAAATGGAAATGGAAATATAGCCACCGATTTTTATTCCCAGTACAAAGAAGATATCAAGCTGATCAAAGCCTTAAATCTCAAGGCTTTCAGGTTTTCCATCTCATGGACCAGAATTTTTCCTGAAGGAGTTGGAACCTACAATCCAAGCGGTGTAGATTTTTATCATAAAGTAATTGACTATTGTTTAAAAAAAGGGATTGAACCCTGGATTACGCTTTATCATTGGGATTTACCTCTTGCCCTGGAGGAAAAAGGAGGCTGGACAAATAGGGAAATCCTGGACTGGTTTTCCGGTTATGTTGATTTTTGTACCAAAGAATATGGGTCAAAGGTAAAAAATTGGATTGTTTTAAATGAACCTATGAGTTTTGTGGGTTTGGGGTATTTTATGGGTCTCCACGCACCTGCACGAAAAGGCTTGAAGAACTTTCTTCCGGCTGCACATCATGCCGCACTCTGCCAGGCCATTGGAGGAAGAATAGTAAGGAGAAATATTCCTGAAGCTTATATAGGGACCACATTTTCCTGCTCGGTGGTGAGTCCAAAGAATTTTTGGCCCCCGCATATCAAAGCCGCCAGAAGAATGGATGCTCTCTTAAACCGGTTTTTTATTGAGCCCGCATTGGGACTGGGGTATCCGACCGAAGTAATTCCCGGTCTTAACCGAATCGATAAATATTTCCAGGCCGGCGATGAAGAGCTTCTGAAATTTGATTTTGATTTTATAGGTATTCAATATTATTTCAGGATTGTGGCTCAGTTTAGCCTTTTACCACCTATTCTTTTTGCCAATGAGATTCCGGCAAATAAGAGAAATGTTAAAACCAGCCCGCTAGGTATGGAGATATATCCCAAAGGTTTGATGAAAATGCTGAAACAATTTAGCAGTTATAAAAATGTGAAGGATATTTATGTAACAGAATTGGGGGTGTGTTTTGATGAAAAGCTAAGTGGCGGAAAACTCGAAGATGACAATCGGGTAAAGTATATCAAAAAGTCCTTAAAAATATGCAGGCGTGCGATAAGTAAAGGCATAAGGCTGAAAGGAGTTTTTCTATGGACATTGGTAGATAATTTTGAGTGGGCAGATGGAATCAAACCCAGATTTGGCCTCATTTACAATAACTTTAAAACTCAAAAAAGAACCATAAAAAAATCGGGATACTGGATTCAGGAGTTTTTAAAGAAATAG
- a CDS encoding alpha/beta fold hydrolase, with protein MKKLFFLFVILLGCKQNISPKQNWVEENILENDTGKLMAYHAGIENSKYLVLMEAGLGDDHSVWFNNNIADFCAEKYETVIYDRAGYGKSTIAETNRSIAVLSDDLGKVIEKYSKGRKVILIGHSLGGLIIRDFTIKNPQKVAGMLFVDPSHEKYNEPTKEQVKQIVEVFSKNFGANHGATNEATYLESDFEYMFTLGPLPNVPVVVLTSMKEDAGNKEADQANHKTRQDWYDAHETLKTGITDFTHVKTLKAGHYIMIEEPEFFKDNFKVLTGKIPQ; from the coding sequence ATGAAAAAGCTATTTTTTTTATTTGTCATACTTTTGGGTTGTAAACAAAATATCTCTCCCAAACAAAATTGGGTTGAGGAAAATATTCTTGAGAATGATACGGGGAAATTAATGGCCTACCACGCAGGAATCGAAAATTCTAAATATCTGGTGCTGATGGAAGCCGGATTAGGAGATGATCATTCAGTGTGGTTCAATAATAATATCGCAGATTTTTGTGCTGAAAAATACGAAACTGTAATTTATGACAGAGCTGGATATGGTAAATCTACGATTGCAGAAACTAATCGTAGCATTGCTGTTTTAAGCGATGATCTGGGAAAAGTTATTGAGAAATATTCAAAAGGACGAAAAGTAATTTTGATTGGTCATTCCCTGGGTGGTTTAATTATTCGGGATTTTACTATAAAAAATCCTCAAAAAGTGGCCGGGATGCTATTTGTTGACCCGTCTCATGAAAAATACAATGAGCCTACAAAAGAACAAGTTAAGCAAATTGTAGAAGTCTTTTCTAAAAATTTTGGTGCAAATCATGGAGCCACCAACGAAGCCACTTATTTGGAGAGTGATTTTGAATATATGTTTACCTTAGGACCATTGCCCAATGTACCCGTAGTGGTTTTGACCAGCATGAAAGAAGATGCAGGCAACAAAGAAGCCGATCAGGCAAACCACAAAACCCGGCAAGATTGGTACGATGCCCATGAAACCTTAAAAACTGGCATAACTGATTTTACCCATGTAAAAACGCTGAAAGCCGGGCATTATATCATGATAGAAGAGCCGGAGTTTTTTAAGGATAATTTTAAGGTCTTGACAGGGAAAATACCCCAATGA